In the Salmo trutta chromosome 33, fSalTru1.1, whole genome shotgun sequence genome, one interval contains:
- the LOC115172671 gene encoding phospholipase D4 isoform X1, giving the protein MFKMICMTNNILGLDFSSTSGTPMPEMSSPYNTLHGSDFPNGRGSKRLVSIAVAVGCLTAFGALLSFSMYEKSTEEHFQNYKIFQEINTDQNNISEEQSRIILVESIPLYMKYDDNATFGTPVDKAWRDLLSMATYQVDVASFYWTLTGDDININSSTDLPGKNILEQFGALPSRNVSVRVVTSIPSVLTNSTDLRVLRQKGVQVRKVPFGRLTGGVLHSKFWIVDRKHIFLGSANMDWRSLTQVKELGVVIYNCSSLAEDLHKIFESYWVMGHHNSSIPNPWPSKYDTAINKEHPLLLKTDNVSSKIYITASPPSFCPASRTQDLDSILSVISGAHHYIDVAVMEYFPTTRFIHPQRYWPAIDDALKRAAFERNVKVRLLVSCGRDSDPAMLPFLQSLASLNYPAQHISIQVKLFIVPVGNQSEIPHSRVNHNKYMVTDKMAYIGTSNWSADYFNTTAGVGLVVSQHAPHWAWRTQALQGQLRAVFDRDWQSQFTVHLADLGHHPDCALSKG; this is encoded by the exons ATGTTTAAAATGATATgcatgaccaataacattttaggTCTGGATTTCAGCAGTACATCAGGAACACCCATGCCAGAGATGTCCTCTCCTTACAATACTTTACATGGTAGCGATTTTCCCAACGGAAGG GGCTCCAAACGGCTTGTGTCAATTGCTGTGGCAGTGGGATGTTTGACTGCATTCGGGGCACTGCTCTCCTTTTCTATGTATGAGAAGAGCACAGAAGAGCATTTCCAAAACTACAAGATCTTCCAAGAAATAAACACTGATCAAAATAACATTTCTGAAGAGCAAAGCCG TATAATCCTCGTAGAGAGCATTCCCCTGTATATGAAATATGACGACAATGCAACCTTTGGGACCCCAGTGGACAAAGCCTGGAGAGATCTCCTCTCCATGGCAACCTACCAAGTCGATGTGGCTTCCTTCTACTGGACTCTTACTGGTGATGACATCAATATCAACTCTTCCACTGACTTGCCT GGAAAGAACATACTGGAGCAGTTTGGAGCTTTACCTTCCAGAAATGTGTCAGTGAGAGTTGTGACAAGTATTCCCTCGGTGCTGACAAATTCCACAGATCTTCGTGTTCTGAGACAGAAAG GAGTCCAAGTAAGAAAGGTGCCCTTTGGGCGTTTGACTGGGGGTGTACTCCACAGCAAGTTCTGGATTGTTGATAGGAAACACATTTTCCTGGGAAGTGCCAACATGGATTGGCGGTCTCTTACACAG GTAAAGGAACTGGGAGTGGTGATCTATAACTGCTCCAGTCTGGCTGAGGACCTCCATAAGATCTTTGAGTCATACTGGGTGATGGGTCATCACAACAGCTCCATCCCAAACCCTTGGCCCTCCAAGTATGACACTGCCATCAACAAAGAGCACCCACTGCTGCTGAAGACTGATAATGTTTCAAGCAAAATCTACATCACA gcctctcctccctctttctgccCCGCCTCTCGGACGCAGGACCTTGATTCTATCCTCTCAGTGATCTCAGGGGCACATCACTACATTGATGTGGCAGTCATGGAGTATTTCCCCACCACACGCTTCATACACCCTCAAAG GTACTGGCCAGCCATTGATGATGCATTAAAGAGGGCTGCTTTTGAGCGGAATGTTAAGGTCCGTCTGCTGGTGAGCTGTGGACGGGATTCTGATCCAGCCATGCTTCCTTTTCTTCAGTCTCTAGCCTCCCTAAATTACCCTGCCCAGCACATCAGCATTCAAGTG AAACTGTTCATTGTGCCAGTAGGGAACCAGTCAGAGATACCCCACTCTAGAGTAAACCATAATAAATACATGGTGACTGATAAAATGGCATATATTG GGACATCTAACTGGTCAGCTGACTACTTCAACACCACAGCTGGAGTGGGGCTGGTGGTTTCCCAGCATGCACCACACTGGGCCTGGAGGACCCAGGCTCTGCAGGGGCAGCTCAGAGCAGTATTTGACAGGGACTGGCAGTCTCAGTTTACTGTACATCTCGCTGACTTGGGTCATCACCCTGACTGTGCCCTCTCAAAAGGATAG
- the LOC115172671 gene encoding phospholipase D4 isoform X2 produces MPEMSSPYNTLHGSDFPNGRGSKRLVSIAVAVGCLTAFGALLSFSMYEKSTEEHFQNYKIFQEINTDQNNISEEQSRIILVESIPLYMKYDDNATFGTPVDKAWRDLLSMATYQVDVASFYWTLTGDDININSSTDLPGKNILEQFGALPSRNVSVRVVTSIPSVLTNSTDLRVLRQKGVQVRKVPFGRLTGGVLHSKFWIVDRKHIFLGSANMDWRSLTQVKELGVVIYNCSSLAEDLHKIFESYWVMGHHNSSIPNPWPSKYDTAINKEHPLLLKTDNVSSKIYITASPPSFCPASRTQDLDSILSVISGAHHYIDVAVMEYFPTTRFIHPQRYWPAIDDALKRAAFERNVKVRLLVSCGRDSDPAMLPFLQSLASLNYPAQHISIQVKLFIVPVGNQSEIPHSRVNHNKYMVTDKMAYIGTSNWSADYFNTTAGVGLVVSQHAPHWAWRTQALQGQLRAVFDRDWQSQFTVHLADLGHHPDCALSKG; encoded by the exons ATGCCAGAGATGTCCTCTCCTTACAATACTTTACATGGTAGCGATTTTCCCAACGGAAGG GGCTCCAAACGGCTTGTGTCAATTGCTGTGGCAGTGGGATGTTTGACTGCATTCGGGGCACTGCTCTCCTTTTCTATGTATGAGAAGAGCACAGAAGAGCATTTCCAAAACTACAAGATCTTCCAAGAAATAAACACTGATCAAAATAACATTTCTGAAGAGCAAAGCCG TATAATCCTCGTAGAGAGCATTCCCCTGTATATGAAATATGACGACAATGCAACCTTTGGGACCCCAGTGGACAAAGCCTGGAGAGATCTCCTCTCCATGGCAACCTACCAAGTCGATGTGGCTTCCTTCTACTGGACTCTTACTGGTGATGACATCAATATCAACTCTTCCACTGACTTGCCT GGAAAGAACATACTGGAGCAGTTTGGAGCTTTACCTTCCAGAAATGTGTCAGTGAGAGTTGTGACAAGTATTCCCTCGGTGCTGACAAATTCCACAGATCTTCGTGTTCTGAGACAGAAAG GAGTCCAAGTAAGAAAGGTGCCCTTTGGGCGTTTGACTGGGGGTGTACTCCACAGCAAGTTCTGGATTGTTGATAGGAAACACATTTTCCTGGGAAGTGCCAACATGGATTGGCGGTCTCTTACACAG GTAAAGGAACTGGGAGTGGTGATCTATAACTGCTCCAGTCTGGCTGAGGACCTCCATAAGATCTTTGAGTCATACTGGGTGATGGGTCATCACAACAGCTCCATCCCAAACCCTTGGCCCTCCAAGTATGACACTGCCATCAACAAAGAGCACCCACTGCTGCTGAAGACTGATAATGTTTCAAGCAAAATCTACATCACA gcctctcctccctctttctgccCCGCCTCTCGGACGCAGGACCTTGATTCTATCCTCTCAGTGATCTCAGGGGCACATCACTACATTGATGTGGCAGTCATGGAGTATTTCCCCACCACACGCTTCATACACCCTCAAAG GTACTGGCCAGCCATTGATGATGCATTAAAGAGGGCTGCTTTTGAGCGGAATGTTAAGGTCCGTCTGCTGGTGAGCTGTGGACGGGATTCTGATCCAGCCATGCTTCCTTTTCTTCAGTCTCTAGCCTCCCTAAATTACCCTGCCCAGCACATCAGCATTCAAGTG AAACTGTTCATTGTGCCAGTAGGGAACCAGTCAGAGATACCCCACTCTAGAGTAAACCATAATAAATACATGGTGACTGATAAAATGGCATATATTG GGACATCTAACTGGTCAGCTGACTACTTCAACACCACAGCTGGAGTGGGGCTGGTGGTTTCCCAGCATGCACCACACTGGGCCTGGAGGACCCAGGCTCTGCAGGGGCAGCTCAGAGCAGTATTTGACAGGGACTGGCAGTCTCAGTTTACTGTACATCTCGCTGACTTGGGTCATCACCCTGACTGTGCCCTCTCAAAAGGATAG